One genomic window of Leptotrichia shahii includes the following:
- a CDS encoding endonuclease/exonuclease/phosphatase family protein gives MSKLKKVLLPLMICGATVSWAKEFKMMTYNIYGARLTNGQKLGESIKPYAPDFISLQEVDKFTKRSNFRDVTSDIAKVLGYDYYFFKKSRDYDGGEYGISFISKYPLEKIYTYELPSEGEERRQLVVAELSKKTFGKKVLVMNTHLDFKPSIKPEEMESLDLLTKFFDKDDIKFISGDFNFLPSTKYYGQMTKDWRDTYMEANFSGARSLSDPRIDYIFGSQSKKWKVKSSYFINDATQDWTKLSDHLPYITTVDIK, from the coding sequence ATGAGCAAATTAAAAAAAGTATTATTGCCGCTTATGATTTGTGGGGCGACTGTTAGCTGGGCGAAGGAATTTAAGATGATGACGTATAATATTTATGGGGCAAGGCTTACAAACGGACAGAAATTGGGAGAAAGCATAAAGCCGTATGCACCTGATTTTATATCACTTCAGGAAGTTGATAAATTTACAAAGAGAAGCAATTTTAGGGATGTAACGTCTGATATTGCAAAAGTCTTGGGATATGATTATTATTTTTTCAAAAAATCTAGAGATTATGATGGCGGGGAATATGGAATTTCATTTATCTCAAAATATCCGCTTGAGAAAATATACACTTATGAATTGCCATCAGAAGGTGAGGAAAGAAGACAGCTTGTAGTTGCAGAACTTTCTAAAAAGACTTTTGGTAAAAAGGTTTTAGTTATGAATACACATTTAGACTTTAAGCCAAGTATAAAACCTGAGGAAATGGAATCACTTGATTTACTTACAAAATTTTTTGATAAAGATGATATAAAATTTATAAGCGGAGATTTTAATTTTTTGCCATCAACAAAATATTATGGACAAATGACAAAGGACTGGAGAGATACATATATGGAAGCTAATTTTAGTGGAGCAAGATCACTTTCAGATCCAAGAATTGACTATATTTTTGGAAGTCAGTCAAAAAAATGGAAGGTGAAGTCAAGTTATTTTATCAATGATGCAACTCAAGACTGGACAAAATTGTCGGATCATCTTCCATATATAACAACTGTGGATATAAAATAA
- a CDS encoding DNA adenine methylase, whose protein sequence is MKSKIRSPFFYVGDKYKLMPQLEKLFPVNINNYYEPFVGGGSSFLNTEAKNFFLNDINKYVIQLHCYLQSFRESKDKFFESLFRTIKKYGLSCSFLGKIVPDELKKEFIKTYYSRYNKENYMKMREDYNKNKSNFELLYLLLIYGFNHMIRFNLKGEFNLPVGNVDFNKNVYNALNNYFDFSKKNNLNFFNQDYKEFLINRDFEKNDFVYLDPPYLISNSEYNKIWNEKNEEELYQILEDIDNQDVKFGLSNLVIHKDKKNEILLDWMKKYKVYEVNSNYISRFDNTRKINSREVYVTNYEKEKIREKTIIVFNNYEKS, encoded by the coding sequence ATGAAATCAAAAATTAGATCGCCTTTTTTTTATGTTGGTGATAAATATAAACTAATGCCTCAGTTAGAAAAATTATTTCCAGTTAATATAAATAATTACTACGAACCTTTTGTTGGTGGTGGAAGCAGTTTTTTAAACACAGAAGCAAAGAATTTTTTTTTAAATGATATAAATAAATACGTTATTCAATTACACTGTTATTTACAAAGTTTTAGGGAAAGTAAAGATAAATTTTTTGAAAGCCTTTTTAGAACTATAAAAAAATATGGATTATCCTGTTCTTTTTTAGGAAAAATTGTACCAGATGAATTAAAAAAAGAATTTATAAAAACATATTATTCAAGATATAATAAAGAAAATTATATGAAAATGAGAGAAGATTATAATAAAAATAAATCAAATTTTGAATTGCTATATTTATTATTAATTTATGGTTTTAATCATATGATAAGATTTAATTTAAAAGGAGAATTTAATTTACCAGTAGGAAATGTGGATTTTAATAAAAATGTGTATAATGCCTTAAATAATTATTTTGATTTTTCTAAAAAAAATAATCTAAACTTTTTTAATCAAGATTACAAAGAATTCTTAATTAACCGTGATTTTGAGAAAAATGATTTTGTATATTTAGATCCTCCATATTTAATTTCAAATAGTGAGTATAATAAAATATGGAATGAAAAAAATGAAGAAGAACTATATCAAATTTTAGAAGACATAGATAATCAAGATGTTAAATTTGGGCTTTCCAATTTAGTGATACATAAAGATAAGAAAAATGAAATATTATTAGATTGGATGAAAAAATATAAAGTATACGAAGTAAATAGTAATTATATAAGTCGTTTTGATAATACAAGAAAAATAAATTCAAGAGAGGTTTATGTAACAAATTATGAGAAAGAGAAAATTAGAGAGAAAACCATTATCGTTTTCAACAACTATGAGAAATCCTGA
- a CDS encoding glycosyltransferase family 32 protein — protein sequence MIEKKIYYVWVGNAKKPDIFYKCLESWKKNLPDFEIIEINEKNFDMEKHLSKNRFFRECYERRLWAYVSDYMRVHFMYENSGIYVDTDMEIIKNLTLILEEKDSFFKNPKNEKLKKMDFFIGYEDEKHISVGIFGTSKHNEVLKDIKEFYEKEIWEKPVWTIPKIFTYIFEKKYNLSGKRENLLKDGKIVIFPKEYFYPYGFHEKYTDDCIKPETYGIHWWNDSWSSLKARLFLEAKHLSGVKKLMKRARIIARYYLKEKRK from the coding sequence ATGATAGAAAAAAAAATATATTATGTCTGGGTTGGAAATGCCAAAAAGCCTGATATTTTCTATAAATGTTTGGAATCTTGGAAAAAGAATTTGCCTGATTTTGAAATTATAGAGATAAATGAGAAAAATTTTGACATGGAAAAACATCTTTCGAAAAATAGATTTTTCCGTGAATGTTATGAAAGAAGGCTTTGGGCTTATGTTTCAGATTATATGAGAGTGCATTTTATGTATGAAAATTCGGGAATTTATGTTGATACGGATATGGAAATAATTAAAAATTTGACACTGATTTTAGAAGAAAAAGATTCTTTTTTTAAAAATCCAAAAAATGAGAAATTAAAAAAAATGGATTTTTTTATAGGTTATGAAGATGAAAAGCACATAAGCGTTGGGATTTTTGGAACATCAAAACACAATGAAGTGCTGAAGGATATTAAAGAGTTTTATGAAAAAGAGATTTGGGAAAAGCCAGTTTGGACGATTCCAAAAATATTTACGTATATTTTTGAGAAAAAGTATAATTTGAGCGGAAAAAGGGAAAATTTGTTGAAAGATGGAAAGATAGTTATTTTTCCAAAAGAATATTTTTATCCTTACGGATTTCATGAAAAATATACAGATGATTGTATAAAGCCTGAAACATACGGAATTCATTGGTGGAATGACAGCTGGAGTAGTTTGAAGGCGAGGCTGTTTTTGGAAGCGAAGCATTTGTCGGGAGTAAAAAAATTAATGAAGCGAGCCAGGATAATTGCTAGGTATTATTTGAAGGAAAAGCGTAAATAA
- a CDS encoding DNA adenine methylase, whose amino-acid sequence MEKFNINNRRYIGNKSKLLEWIFEKIRENTIGSSFFDIFSGTGSVSKEALNYYDEIIINDFLFSNNVIYKAFFGNEDYDKKKLEKIAVDINSCKYEDLEENYFDKNFGDKYFGKRDARRIGFIREKIETKKREKEISEKEYNILLSSLIYSIDKIANTVGHYEAYIKKSIKDDLLFFNLIKPLDTKGKNIKIFREEANKLGNKITSDIVFLDPPYNSRQYSRFYHVIENLIEWEKPELFGVALKPKEKNMSDYCRSNAPKVFDDLVKKLNCKYIAVTYNNTYNSKSSSSKNKISFEEISKSLNEVGETKVFEKEYKFFNAGKTDFKAHKEFLFLTEVK is encoded by the coding sequence ATGGAGAAATTTAACATAAATAATAGAAGATATATTGGAAATAAAAGTAAGTTGTTGGAATGGATTTTTGAAAAAATAAGAGAAAATACAATTGGAAGTTCTTTTTTTGATATTTTTTCAGGTACTGGTTCAGTATCAAAAGAAGCTTTAAATTATTATGATGAGATTATAATTAATGATTTTTTATTTTCAAATAATGTTATTTATAAAGCATTTTTTGGAAATGAAGATTATGATAAAAAGAAATTAGAAAAAATAGCAGTAGATATAAATAGTTGCAAATATGAAGATTTAGAAGAGAATTATTTTGATAAAAATTTTGGAGATAAATATTTTGGTAAAAGAGATGCAAGAAGAATAGGATTTATTCGTGAGAAAATTGAAACAAAAAAAAGAGAGAAAGAAATAAGTGAAAAAGAATATAATATTTTATTATCTTCTCTTATTTATTCAATTGATAAGATTGCAAACACGGTTGGGCATTATGAGGCATACATAAAAAAATCTATAAAAGATGACTTATTATTTTTTAATTTAATAAAGCCATTAGACACAAAAGGAAAAAATATAAAAATTTTTAGAGAAGAAGCAAATAAATTAGGTAATAAAATAACATCAGATATAGTATTTTTAGATCCTCCTTATAATTCTCGACAATATTCAAGATTTTATCATGTAATTGAAAATTTAATTGAGTGGGAAAAACCAGAATTATTTGGTGTAGCATTAAAACCAAAAGAAAAAAATATGAGTGATTATTGTAGGAGTAATGCACCAAAAGTGTTTGATGATTTAGTAAAAAAATTAAATTGTAAATATATTGCTGTTACATATAATAATACTTATAATTCAAAAAGTTCATCTTCAAAAAATAAAATTAGTTTTGAAGAAATATCAAAATCTTTAAATGAGGTTGGAGAAACAAAAGTTTTTGAAAAGGAATATAAGTTTTTTAATGCAGGAAAAACAGATTTTAAGGCTCATAAAGAATTTTTATTTTTAACGGAGGTAAAATAA
- a CDS encoding 5-formyltetrahydrofolate cyclo-ligase gives MGKQKTDLQIKKDKIRKQILEKRNNLSIEEVDKKSELIIKNLSPYLKNAQNIMIFMDMKNEVRITKLLEFYPKKNFFISKIVNSKNREMKINKYNENELILHKFGYYESSSNDFYDEKILDIVIVPALAFDFKKNRIGFGGGYYDTFLNKVRKQNKKALFIGVCYDFQMIEEVPIEGHDITLDFIINESEII, from the coding sequence ATGGGAAAACAAAAAACAGATTTGCAAATAAAAAAAGATAAAATTAGAAAACAAATTTTAGAAAAAAGAAATAATCTTTCTATTGAAGAAGTAGACAAAAAAAGTGAATTAATTATAAAAAATTTATCTCCATATCTAAAAAATGCTCAAAATATAATGATTTTTATGGATATGAAAAATGAAGTTAGAATTACAAAATTATTAGAATTTTACCCTAAAAAAAATTTTTTTATTTCAAAAATTGTAAATAGCAAAAACAGAGAAATGAAAATTAACAAATATAACGAAAATGAGCTTATTTTACACAAATTTGGCTATTATGAATCTTCTTCCAATGATTTTTATGACGAAAAAATATTGGATATTGTGATTGTTCCAGCACTTGCCTTTGATTTTAAGAAAAATAGGATTGGATTTGGTGGCGGGTATTATGACACTTTTTTGAATAAAGTTAGAAAACAAAATAAGAAGGCTTTATTTATAGGTGTTTGCTATGATTTCCAAATGATTGAGGAAGTGCCGATTGAAGGGCATGATATAACTTTGGACTTTATTATTAATGAAAGTGAAATTATATGA
- the trxA gene encoding thioredoxin, whose protein sequence is MALNLNKDNFEQSIANGVALVDFWASWCGPCKMQLPIIEEFSGEMEGKATVGKVNVDEELELAQSFGIQSIPTLILFKDGKPVKKLVGLHSKEALYEEVNQVL, encoded by the coding sequence ATGGCATTAAATTTAAATAAAGATAATTTTGAACAAAGTATTGCAAATGGAGTGGCTCTAGTTGACTTTTGGGCTAGCTGGTGCGGACCTTGTAAAATGCAGCTTCCTATTATTGAAGAATTTTCAGGAGAAATGGAAGGAAAAGCTACAGTTGGAAAAGTAAATGTAGATGAAGAATTGGAATTGGCACAATCTTTTGGAATCCAAAGTATTCCTACATTAATTTTATTCAAAGATGGGAAACCTGTTAAAAAATTAGTTGGATTACATTCAAAAGAAGCACTTTATGAAGAAGTAAATCAAGTGTTATAA
- the cobU gene encoding bifunctional adenosylcobinamide kinase/adenosylcobinamide-phosphate guanylyltransferase yields the protein MGLIFVTGGAKSGKSKFAEEMLLKLNNGNQKNIYLATSLVFDEEMKEKVRLHKKRRKNDWFTVETYRNFKNKLNNFFENNDKIKNNMLVDCLTNMITNIIFENQNIDWNNFEKKLYIQTLKKLNKNVKNSVDELLNITNQFENTVIVSNELGMGLVPSYPLGRYFREIAGKMNQIVAEKADEVYFVVSGIPMKIK from the coding sequence ATGGGATTAATTTTTGTTACTGGCGGAGCTAAAAGCGGTAAAAGCAAATTTGCTGAAGAGATGCTTTTAAAATTGAATAACGGAAATCAGAAAAATATATATCTAGCAACATCGCTTGTGTTTGATGAGGAAATGAAAGAAAAAGTTCGACTTCATAAAAAAAGGAGAAAAAATGACTGGTTTACAGTAGAAACTTACAGGAATTTTAAAAATAAATTGAATAATTTTTTTGAAAATAATGATAAAATAAAAAATAATATGCTTGTAGACTGCCTTACAAATATGATTACTAACATAATTTTTGAAAATCAAAATATTGACTGGAACAATTTTGAGAAAAAATTGTATATTCAAACTTTAAAAAAATTAAATAAAAATGTAAAAAACTCTGTAGATGAGCTTTTAAATATTACAAATCAATTTGAAAATACTGTAATTGTGTCAAATGAGCTGGGAATGGGGCTTGTCCCAAGTTATCCACTTGGAAGGTATTTTCGTGAAATTGCTGGGAAAATGAATCAGATTGTGGCAGAAAAGGCAGATGAAGTGTATTTTGTAGTTTCTGGGATTCCAATGAAAATAAAATAA
- a CDS encoding glycosyltransferase family 2 protein: protein MKVSLVMPTINVTTELELFLKSLRTQTYKDFELIVVDQNEGNEAFEIVKDYEEEFKIKYAKSDEKGLSLNRNRGLVLMEGEIVGFPDDDCEYQPDTLEKVVAFFERKKNYRIYSCRTLERGKTYGTGVMEKKDMEITKDNVDKTVKSITFFVNYKKDDIILFDENLGVGATFGSGEETDYVLTLLHKGYKGRYFANDIIFHPAKKGNYSDLDRAYKYALGFGALVKKEVKGRKNRFYILKYWKRQFRSFVGMIVTRNRAYHRVVMKGRKIGYKHYELK, encoded by the coding sequence ATGAAGGTTTCCCTTGTAATGCCAACAATTAATGTTACAACTGAACTTGAATTATTTTTGAAAAGTTTGAGAACACAGACTTATAAAGATTTTGAGTTAATTGTAGTGGATCAGAATGAAGGAAATGAAGCTTTTGAAATTGTGAAAGATTACGAAGAGGAATTTAAGATAAAATATGCAAAAAGCGATGAAAAGGGGCTGAGTTTAAACAGAAATAGAGGGCTTGTACTTATGGAAGGGGAAATTGTGGGATTTCCCGATGATGACTGTGAGTATCAGCCTGATACGTTGGAAAAAGTTGTTGCTTTTTTTGAAAGAAAAAAAAATTATCGGATTTATTCGTGTCGTACACTTGAACGTGGGAAAACTTATGGAACAGGTGTTATGGAAAAAAAAGACATGGAAATAACTAAAGATAATGTAGATAAAACAGTGAAATCTATAACTTTTTTTGTAAATTATAAAAAAGATGATATTATTTTATTTGATGAAAATTTGGGAGTTGGTGCTACTTTTGGAAGTGGAGAAGAAACTGACTATGTGCTTACATTACTTCATAAAGGCTACAAGGGAAGATATTTTGCAAACGACATAATTTTTCATCCAGCTAAAAAAGGAAACTACAGCGATTTGGATCGTGCATATAAATATGCTTTGGGATTTGGAGCATTAGTAAAAAAGGAAGTTAAGGGTAGAAAAAACAGATTTTATATTCTGAAATACTGGAAGCGGCAATTTAGAAGTTTTGTTGGAATGATTGTTACAAGAAACAGGGCATATCATAGAGTTGTGATGAAGGGTAGAAAAATAGGATACAAACATTATGAGCTAAAATAG
- the trxB gene encoding thioredoxin-disulfide reductase, with the protein MYDSVIIGSGPAGLTAAIYLSRAGLKNIVINGMEPGGQLTTTTEVENFPGFPQGISGPQLMEDIKSQSQNFGTEFLQAVVKDIKDVENNGKKTFELHLDNGNIVETKTIILSTGASAKYLGIENEKENIGKGVSACATCDGFFYRGKEVVVIGGGDTAMEEAIFLTKFVNKVTIINRRDILRASAIMQKRAKDNDKIEWKLDYTPKKVLADEKVTGIELINNKTGKTETLATDGIFVAIGRTPNTKFLEGKVEIDNRGYIATKGKSSKTSTSGIFAAGDVQDSKYQQAIVAAGSGAIAALDVEEYLRENNL; encoded by the coding sequence ATGTACGATTCAGTAATCATTGGATCAGGACCGGCAGGACTTACAGCTGCAATTTATTTAAGCCGTGCTGGACTAAAAAATATAGTGATAAATGGAATGGAGCCAGGCGGACAGCTTACAACAACAACAGAAGTTGAAAACTTTCCGGGATTTCCACAAGGAATCTCAGGACCGCAATTAATGGAAGATATAAAATCTCAATCCCAAAATTTTGGGACTGAATTTTTGCAAGCGGTGGTAAAGGATATTAAAGATGTTGAAAATAATGGGAAAAAGACATTTGAGTTACATTTAGATAATGGAAATATTGTAGAAACAAAGACAATAATTTTATCAACAGGAGCAAGTGCAAAATATCTTGGAATTGAAAATGAAAAGGAAAATATTGGAAAAGGAGTTAGTGCCTGTGCCACTTGTGATGGATTTTTTTATCGTGGAAAAGAAGTAGTTGTAATTGGCGGGGGAGATACTGCAATGGAAGAGGCAATTTTTTTAACAAAATTTGTAAATAAAGTTACTATTATTAATAGAAGAGATATTTTACGTGCTTCTGCAATCATGCAAAAAAGAGCAAAAGATAATGATAAAATCGAATGGAAATTGGATTACACGCCTAAAAAAGTATTGGCAGATGAAAAAGTTACAGGAATTGAACTTATAAATAACAAAACAGGTAAAACTGAAACTTTGGCAACAGATGGAATTTTTGTAGCAATTGGAAGAACTCCAAATACAAAATTTCTTGAGGGAAAAGTTGAAATTGATAACAGAGGCTATATTGCAACCAAAGGAAAATCTTCTAAAACAAGTACTTCTGGAATTTTTGCAGCTGGAGATGTTCAAGATAGCAAATATCAGCAAGCAATTGTTGCAGCGGGAAGTGGAGCAATTGCGGCACTTGATGTGGAAGAATATTTGAGGGAAAATAATTTGTAA
- the wzy gene encoding O-antigen polysaccharide polymerase Wzy — protein MKRNNFIKEDKIGFLIFHIFVIAFVLFLKSIVSFPNDALEMKFLECLLMGVYIYTFFTAKIYLEWLNSYMIFLYTLFLFNFTRIFLDIVNYKEFGWATKFANFYFYYDVRNEIITVFLLVLLFTHLGFFIGISNEKISEIRSSITLESRRMFTDIGMALFIISLPALAYKMFIQLRVILHAGYEAYYTGILKGVDYPAFTKGSGTVMTIGFLIFLISIPSKRKFLTISSLYLMVKLLDSFKGARAIFLTQLLFIMWYYAKVYGIRIKAKTMVKLVGFTVIFSQILVSIRSKKIFSLDLINTIYNFLFSQGVSYLVLGYTINFKHNIVGHGSYPYILQGLLGFQSQSLETLETTNSLADRLTYYLNSGAYLKGEGIGSNYIAEIYDLGYIWLIIISILLGIAIIKYEKYVVKNRFLLLTSYYFIPNLFYIPRGSFFGEGLIKNMAMLIAVYVLVFSFDYMYRKIEEKKELI, from the coding sequence ATGAAAAGGAATAATTTTATAAAGGAAGATAAAATTGGATTTTTAATATTTCATATATTTGTTATTGCATTTGTACTATTTTTAAAAAGTATTGTATCTTTTCCAAATGATGCATTGGAAATGAAATTTTTAGAATGTTTGCTTATGGGAGTATATATTTATACATTTTTTACGGCAAAAATTTATTTGGAGTGGTTAAATTCGTATATGATTTTTTTGTATACGTTATTTTTGTTTAATTTTACAAGAATATTTTTGGATATTGTGAATTATAAAGAATTTGGATGGGCTACGAAGTTTGCTAACTTTTATTTTTATTATGATGTGAGAAATGAGATAATAACAGTTTTTTTACTTGTCTTATTGTTTACACATTTGGGATTTTTTATTGGAATTTCAAATGAAAAAATTAGTGAAATAAGAAGCAGCATTACACTTGAAAGTAGAAGAATGTTTACAGATATTGGAATGGCTTTATTTATAATCTCATTGCCTGCTTTAGCCTACAAAATGTTCATACAGTTAAGAGTAATATTACATGCCGGATATGAGGCATATTATACTGGAATTTTAAAAGGAGTTGACTATCCTGCATTTACAAAAGGTTCTGGAACAGTAATGACAATTGGATTTTTAATATTTCTAATTTCAATTCCATCCAAAAGAAAATTTTTGACAATTTCTTCACTTTATCTTATGGTAAAACTGTTGGATTCGTTCAAGGGGGCAAGAGCAATATTTTTGACACAGCTGCTTTTCATAATGTGGTATTATGCAAAAGTCTATGGAATCAGGATAAAAGCCAAGACAATGGTAAAATTAGTAGGATTTACAGTGATTTTCTCACAAATTTTAGTATCTATCCGAAGTAAAAAAATATTCAGTTTAGATTTAATAAATACAATTTACAATTTCCTATTTTCTCAAGGTGTAAGCTACCTTGTCCTAGGCTACACAATTAACTTCAAGCATAACATTGTCGGACATGGAAGCTATCCGTACATTTTGCAGGGACTGTTAGGCTTCCAATCACAGTCGCTTGAAACTCTTGAAACAACAAATTCACTTGCAGACAGATTAACATATTACCTAAATTCAGGAGCTTATCTAAAAGGTGAAGGAATTGGTTCAAATTACATCGCTGAAATATATGATTTAGGATATATCTGGTTAATTATAATTTCAATTTTACTTGGAATTGCAATTATAAAGTATGAAAAATATGTTGTAAAAAATAGATTTTTATTATTGACAAGTTATTACTTTATCCCAAATTTATTTTACATCCCAAGAGGTTCATTCTTTGGAGAAGGATTAATAAAAAATATGGCAATGCTAATTGCGGTTTACGTTCTAGTCTTTAGCTTTGACTATATGTACAGGAAGATTGAGGAAAAGAAGGAACTGATTTGA
- a CDS encoding GNAT family N-acetyltransferase, protein MEVENIEIIGGINDNNKNDIVKWTNEKGKDFLEQWAGKSLDFPLTESQIDDLKDIYSIFCKNEFVGIIQKIRKEMNNIHIGRFLINPELTGKGLGKRALLEFINLIFQEKNVNSITLNVFDYNVGAKKLYEKVGFKVVNITENPMKKYMMIIEKGEK, encoded by the coding sequence ATGGAAGTAGAAAATATAGAAATAATAGGCGGAATAAATGACAATAATAAAAATGATATAGTCAAATGGACTAATGAAAAGGGAAAGGACTTTCTTGAACAGTGGGCTGGAAAAAGCCTTGATTTTCCGCTTACAGAAAGCCAAATTGATGATTTGAAGGATATTTACTCGATTTTTTGTAAAAATGAATTTGTGGGGATTATTCAGAAAATACGAAAAGAAATGAATAATATCCATATTGGGCGATTTTTGATTAATCCTGAACTTACTGGAAAAGGACTTGGAAAAAGGGCTTTGTTGGAATTTATAAATTTGATTTTTCAAGAAAAGAATGTAAATTCTATTACTTTGAATGTGTTTGATTATAATGTGGGGGCAAAGAAATTGTATGAGAAAGTGGGATTTAAAGTTGTGAATATTACTGAAAATCCGATGAAAAAGTATATGATGATTATAGAAAAAGGTGAAAAATAG
- a CDS encoding metalloregulator ArsR/SmtB family transcription factor has product MDKICENYKNSLYSGLSKIGKCLSSEKRIEILDLLVQGAKTVESISNETGMSIANTSRHLQILKDGNLVINEKKGNYVVYEIANTQIIDLVYLLIGVGEKQLADIQRIHNEFNDSCMKIRPITLEQAYEMARQNKTLIIDLRPEDEFNSSHIENAINIPMKYLEKNIKNLPRDKKIIVYCRGRNCAYANLASKLLNDNGFQAYSLNQSYYDWQKNKNF; this is encoded by the coding sequence ATGGATAAAATATGTGAAAATTACAAAAATAGCCTGTATTCAGGATTATCAAAAATTGGAAAATGCCTGTCTAGTGAAAAAAGGATTGAAATATTGGATCTGCTTGTACAAGGGGCAAAAACTGTGGAAAGTATTTCAAATGAAACAGGAATGAGCATCGCAAATACTTCTAGGCATTTGCAGATTTTAAAGGATGGAAACCTAGTCATTAATGAAAAAAAGGGAAATTATGTTGTCTACGAAATTGCAAATACGCAGATAATTGACTTGGTGTATCTTTTAATTGGCGTGGGAGAAAAGCAGCTGGCAGATATTCAGCGAATACACAATGAATTTAATGACAGCTGTATGAAAATCCGTCCTATTACATTAGAGCAGGCATATGAAATGGCAAGACAAAACAAAACACTAATAATAGATTTACGACCTGAAGATGAATTTAATTCAAGCCATATAGAAAATGCAATTAATATTCCGATGAAATATCTTGAAAAAAATATTAAAAATTTGCCAAGAGATAAGAAAATCATTGTTTATTGCAGAGGAAGAAACTGCGCCTATGCAAATTTGGCTTCCAAATTGTTAAATGATAACGGTTTTCAGGCATATAGCCTGAATCAAAGCTATTATGACTGGCAGAAAAATAAAAATTTTTAA